A genomic segment from Deferribacterota bacterium encodes:
- a CDS encoding sodium/proline symporter: protein MNTSANIQLLSAVICYIIFTLLLGFWVARNVKNQRDYYIGSRKLPSFALALSERSSDMSAWIIIGIPGLAWEFGLSTIWVLLGTAGGAVFQWIFYGKKFYKETEKTDAITPNDYLAKKFPESANAIRVLGGISIFVFFVAYVGAQFEGGGKIVAHLFNLNTTISAIIIATIIISYSVAGGFITSVWTDFFQALLMVFTLIILPIIILFNVLGDPSISIVNSLANDKAGRSSLFGGKVGIDALILLGVNLSWFFGYMGGIPHVFVRMMAVRNAKEIKSCTIIAAIWGFLTSAGALLLGLLAFAIYGNLELFVNDREMVFPYIIQQFTPPFLTGILLAGVLAAVMSTASSQIIMASSAISEDILQRILFKKRDFKEKIRLNISRLSTLFIGFLGILLIFYAKEYVYTIVSWGWAGLTSIYAPIITLLFFWKRLSKVGVYSAFIVGFCVTILWVSLGFDKEIITVRLISFPISFISAVIFSLIFPDRKK, encoded by the coding sequence TTGAATACAAGTGCTAATATTCAGCTTCTATCTGCTGTAATCTGCTATATAATCTTTACCCTACTACTTGGTTTTTGGGTAGCAAGAAATGTGAAAAACCAAAGGGATTATTATATAGGTAGCAGAAAACTACCTTCTTTTGCCCTTGCACTCTCTGAGAGAAGTTCAGATATGTCAGCATGGATTATAATTGGTATACCTGGGCTAGCATGGGAGTTTGGTTTATCAACCATATGGGTTCTTCTTGGTACTGCTGGTGGAGCAGTATTTCAGTGGATATTTTATGGAAAAAAGTTCTATAAAGAAACTGAGAAAACAGATGCAATAACCCCTAACGATTATTTAGCTAAGAAATTTCCTGAATCTGCAAATGCTATAAGGGTATTAGGTGGTATTTCTATCTTTGTTTTCTTCGTAGCCTATGTTGGTGCCCAGTTTGAAGGGGGTGGTAAAATAGTGGCTCATTTATTTAATCTAAATACAACTATTAGCGCTATTATAATTGCTACAATTATTATATCATATTCTGTTGCAGGTGGCTTTATAACTTCTGTTTGGACAGATTTCTTTCAGGCACTATTAATGGTCTTCACCTTAATCATTTTACCAATAATTATATTATTTAATGTACTTGGTGATCCCTCTATATCTATAGTCAACTCTCTAGCTAATGATAAGGCAGGACGATCATCCCTATTTGGTGGTAAAGTAGGTATAGATGCACTTATATTACTAGGCGTAAATCTAAGTTGGTTTTTTGGTTATATGGGTGGTATACCTCATGTTTTTGTTAGAATGATGGCTGTGAGAAATGCAAAAGAAATAAAATCTTGTACTATCATAGCAGCAATCTGGGGTTTTTTAACCTCTGCTGGCGCATTACTTTTGGGGCTACTTGCTTTTGCTATATATGGTAATCTAGAACTCTTTGTAAATGATAGAGAAATGGTATTTCCCTATATAATCCAGCAATTTACTCCACCTTTTCTAACTGGAATTTTACTAGCTGGAGTACTAGCTGCTGTTATGTCCACTGCAAGCTCACAGATCATTATGGCTAGCTCTGCAATCTCGGAGGATATACTCCAGAGAATCCTTTTTAAAAAGAGAGATTTTAAAGAGAAAATAAGATTAAATATATCAAGACTTTCAACATTATTTATTGGTTTTTTAGGTATTTTATTAATATTTTATGCAAAAGAATATGTATATACTATTGTCAGTTGGGGATGGGCAGGATTAACTAGCATATATGCACCTATAATTACCCTACTCTTTTTTTGGAAGAGACTCTCTAAAGTCGGTGTCTATTCAGCATTTATTGTTGGATTTTGCGTAACCATATTATGGGTGTCATTAGGTTTTGATAAAGAGATTATTACTGTAAGACTAATCAGCTTTCCTATATCTTTTATTTCAGCAGTAATATTTTCTTTGATTTTCCCTGACAGAAAAAAATAA
- a CDS encoding M48 family metalloprotease, translated as MELNRREFIKNLSILLFSICTSNCAKDPITGEKVFSFLDKNDEIKIDKENAKFQFSADYGKVQDIKLNSYIESVGIKLAKFSHRPDMPYSFRVVNAVYVNAYTFPAGSVAITRGMIINLNSEAELAAVLGHEIGHVSARHTAKRMSKAVLISGILTGLMIYLNVENNPFVPVVSSAASLGSSILLASYSRKDELQADALGLEYMINAGYSPEGMLELFNMLMSLEKDEPSLLEVMFSTHPMSEERYNNVKDIISKKYNNKREYVIGRERFMDNTASLRKIKEAIMLLQKAAKFMSSNKYVESKKYIKKALNIAPDDYVGLVFMAICNYHLNSYDEALKYTNLAEDVYPDEGQAHFLKGLILIKLEKYEESLKSFDKYNEILPGNPEILFYKGYCFDKMGRYDEAINYYLSYLKKVDRGENADYARKRLQYLRYKKIFS; from the coding sequence ATGGAATTAAACCGAAGAGAGTTTATTAAAAACTTATCTATTTTATTATTTTCTATATGTACCTCAAATTGTGCTAAAGATCCTATAACAGGTGAAAAGGTATTTTCTTTTTTAGACAAGAATGATGAAATAAAAATCGATAAAGAAAATGCAAAATTTCAATTTTCTGCTGATTATGGTAAGGTACAGGATATTAAATTAAATAGTTACATTGAGAGTGTTGGAATTAAATTAGCAAAATTTTCTCATAGGCCAGATATGCCATACTCTTTTAGGGTGGTTAACGCAGTCTATGTTAATGCCTACACTTTTCCGGCAGGTAGCGTTGCAATAACAAGAGGAATGATTATTAATTTGAATTCTGAGGCTGAGCTTGCTGCAGTTTTAGGGCATGAGATTGGACACGTATCTGCAAGGCATACGGCAAAAAGAATGAGTAAGGCTGTTTTAATTAGTGGAATACTTACTGGATTGATGATATATCTAAATGTAGAGAACAATCCCTTTGTGCCTGTTGTAAGTTCTGCTGCAAGTCTTGGTTCATCAATTTTACTTGCAAGTTATAGCAGAAAAGATGAACTGCAGGCTGATGCTTTAGGGTTAGAATATATGATAAATGCAGGGTATTCGCCTGAAGGCATGTTAGAGCTTTTTAATATGTTGATGTCTCTTGAAAAAGATGAACCTAGTCTATTAGAAGTTATGTTTAGTACCCACCCAATGAGTGAAGAGAGGTATAATAATGTAAAAGATATAATATCAAAAAAATATAATAATAAACGTGAATATGTAATAGGTAGAGAGAGATTTATGGACAACACAGCCTCACTTAGAAAAATAAAGGAGGCCATAATGCTTTTACAAAAAGCAGCAAAATTTATGTCGAGTAATAAATACGTTGAGTCTAAGAAATACATTAAAAAGGCTTTAAATATAGCTCCAGATGATTATGTTGGTCTTGTTTTTATGGCAATTTGTAACTATCATTTAAACTCTTATGATGAAGCATTGAAATATACTAATTTAGCTGAAGATGTCTATCCTGATGAAGGCCAGGCTCATTTTTTAAAAGGCTTGATTTTAATTAAATTGGAAAAATACGAAGAAAGCTTGAAAAGCTTTGACAAGTATAATGAAATATTGCCAGGTAACCCAGAAATATTGTTTTATAAGGGATACTGTTTTGATAAGATGGGAAGATATGATGAGGCAATTAATTATTATCTATCTTATCTAAAGAAGGTAGATAGAGGTGAAAATGCTGATTATGCAAGAAAAAGATTGCAATACTTAAGATATAAAAAAATATTCTCATAG
- a CDS encoding SDR family oxidoreductase, whose translation MKKTILISGASSGFGYATAEKFVNHGDNLIILARRLKRLEEFYNKYKDSANIYYKQLDVRDFDQIKNLIEELPENFKDIDVLINNAGLALGIEKADKASLEDWLTMIDTNIKGLIYLTKLILPIMVKRNKGYIINIGSIAGTYPYPGGNVYCASKAFIKQFSLALRADLLGRNIRVTNIEPGLSETEFSIVRYKGDTEKASKLYKGTKPLKGEDIADIIYFLVNLQEHVNVNRIEIMPTCQSFSPLAVYKDEKS comes from the coding sequence ATGAAAAAAACAATATTAATCAGTGGGGCTTCTTCAGGTTTTGGTTATGCAACAGCAGAAAAATTTGTTAATCATGGAGATAATCTAATAATACTGGCAAGACGCTTAAAAAGATTAGAGGAGTTTTACAATAAATATAAAGATTCCGCAAATATTTATTATAAACAATTAGATGTAAGAGATTTTGACCAAATTAAAAACTTAATAGAAGAATTGCCTGAAAACTTTAAAGACATAGATGTTTTAATAAACAACGCAGGATTAGCATTAGGTATAGAAAAAGCTGACAAAGCAAGTCTTGAAGATTGGTTAACAATGATTGATACTAACATAAAAGGTTTAATATATTTAACAAAATTAATCTTACCTATAATGGTTAAGAGAAATAAAGGTTATATTATAAATATCGGATCAATTGCTGGCACCTATCCATATCCAGGTGGAAATGTTTATTGTGCTTCAAAAGCATTTATAAAACAATTCTCTCTAGCCTTAAGAGCTGATCTGTTAGGAAGAAATATAAGGGTAACAAACATTGAGCCTGGTTTATCTGAAACAGAATTTTCTATTGTAAGGTATAAGGGAGATACTGAAAAAGCAAGTAAGCTTTATAAAGGCACAAAACCCCTCAAAGGAGAAGATATTGCAGATATTATTTATTTTCTGGTTAATTTACAAGAACATGTAAACGTAAATAGAATTGAAATAATGCCTACTTGTCAATCATTTTCACCACTGGCAGTATATAAAGATGAAAAGTCCTAA